The nucleotide sequence GTTCGATCACAAACTTGGAAATCTGATTGAAGTCAGTTAAATAGGCAATATTATAGCCATTTTGGGGTTTGAAACATTAATAGAAACAAGTATATAGGACATAGATGACTTACCCGCTCCATTGGGATCTTGTGCTGCTTGGCTATGCGATCGAGATTCGATCGGGACTCTGCAAACTTCTTGATGCTTGCTATAAAGGCAGCCTTGCCTACATCTGACAGCTTCAAATTACATTCCCCCACGATACTGAAAGGACAAAAAGCATTtcgtttttaaaatttgaaattatcAATATGATCGCCGATCTGAAGCGGCAATATGATGAGCGCTGGCATTATCCCCCAAAGCTGCCACCGACCAAGACTAAGTATGTTGCTTGTGGAAAGGTGCCCTTTTACGGCCACAACGATAAGCCGGACTACAGGCCCTGCTGGCAGCATCCGCTTAACGTGCCGAACCAAGCTCTCTTCGGAGTTTGCTGGGAATATCCGCCGGAGCGGTACAAACGTCGCCCACTTCCGCCTCCATGCCGAGGATCGACCATTCCCGTCCATTTGCTGAAGCCCACCTTTAAGCATTGCGAGAACATCTACACCCGGTATGACTTTAAGCTGGAGGAGTGCGTGCATGAGCAAATTCTAGTAGTTGATCAGAAACTTAAGAAGCTCAAAAATCAGCTGGCCAAGGCCAAACCCTTGCAGATCAAGAAGGTTAAGGAGATGCGGTATCATGGAGTGCGCTATCGCATTTTGGTTGGATCCACCGGATGCACCAAGATCTATCCGGAGTACCTCAGCAGAATGACCGAGGAGCGGGAACTCTGCGAGTTTCAGAGGGCCTACAATATCGTTAATCAATCCAAGTAAGTCAAATTGTTATTCCAATGCCACCGCTAATGGTGAACCCTTAGTTCTGATTTGACCAAATCTTTTTTGGATATGCGTGAGTCCAAAGAGGAGTTGGATCTACGACTGACTAGGCTAGACCGATCCCTAGATAGTATATTTTTGCAAGATCTGGACTCGGTGTTAAAAATTATAGAAGACCTGAAGACGTACTTCTTTGGCGTTATCGTAAAGCTAAAAACCTGGGCAGAACTGATGGACCCGATGAAGGAGCACTCTATCGAAGACTATCTGGCGCTTTTGAGCCAGGATTCGGACTTCAAGAGCTTCATGAGGGCCGGCATGGAGAATTGCACTTGCAAGCGGTGCGACAAGAAGGATCCCTTGAAGCCGTATCTTCCTTGCTGGTGTCAGCACCCTGAATCCAGCGATGAAACATTAACTAAGAAATTCGATGATGATTGTCCTAAGACCTTTGCT is from Drosophila suzukii chromosome 3, CBGP_Dsuzu_IsoJpt1.0, whole genome shotgun sequence and encodes:
- the LOC108016075 gene encoding uncharacterized protein, producing MIADLKRQYDERWHYPPKLPPTKTKYVACGKVPFYGHNDKPDYRPCWQHPLNVPNQALFGVCWEYPPERYKRRPLPPPCRGSTIPVHLLKPTFKHCENIYTRYDFKLEECVHEQILVVDQKLKKLKNQLAKAKPLQIKKVKEMRYHGVRYRILVGSTGCTKIYPEYLSRMTEERELCEFQRAYNIVNQSNSDLTKSFLDMRESKEELDLRLTRLDRSLDSIFLQDLDSVLKIIEDLKTYFFGVIVKLKTWAELMDPMKEHSIEDYLALLSQDSDFKSFMRAGMENCTCKRCDKKDPLKPYLPCWCQHPESSDETLTKKFDDDCPKTFAAVAQSDTDVVYESSTSMLVKAEAEKARIAADRAE